DNA sequence from the Corynebacterium freneyi genome:
GGTCGACGTCACCTTCGGCGACGTGGATTGCCGCACCACCCAGTGCTACGTCGCCACGTTCACCGCATTCCCCAAACTCGCCGATCGCAGCCAGGACGTGTGGGAGCCCATCCACTTCGACGGCGCCGCCACACCCGCCGCCCCCGCCGAGTCCGGCCCGGCCGGCTCCCCCGCCGCACCGACGCGTCCCGGCGCACCGGCCGCCACGGCACCGTCGCCAAGCACCGGAGGCGCCCCCGCCGCGACGGCCTCCGCACACGGGCCGAGCGTCACCCTGTCGACCAACCAGATCGCCGCAACCGGAGTCACCTCCATCACCGTCACCGGCACGGGCTTTGCGACGACCGGCCCCGGCATCTACGTCGGCGTCGCCGAAAAGGCCAAGTTCTCGCACACCGACGCCTCCGCCTTCGGGGCCGTGAACTACGTCAAGACCGCCGAAATGGGCGCGGACGGTTCCTTCACGACCATCGTCGACGTGGAGCCCGTGTTCGCCGCCGGCAACTGCATCGACAACGCCTGCGCCATGTTCACCTTCGCCGCCCACGGCTCCTCCGACCGCAGCCAGGACACCGTCACCGACCTCGTCGTCGGCGGCACCGCGGAGGAGAAGGCCGCGGCATCGGCGGCCGCCCCCGCAACCACGGGAACCGGCGGGAAGGCCGGGTCGAAGCCCGTCGGCTCGAAGTCGACGCCCGGCACCGGTTCGGGCCAGCCCCCTGGTCTCGGCACCGGCACCGGGGCCGACGAGGCCGCCGACGACGCCGCGACCACGACCGAAGCCACGCTGGCCGCGTCCGGTTCCCCCATGGCCACTTTGTCCGCCGGGCTGATCGGCGCCGTCACCGGGGCCGCGCTGTTCGGCGCCGGGATGCTGCTGGGTCGCCGGACCCGCCGCACGGATTCGGACGGGTAGTTCACGGCAGTTGGACGGCGCCCGACGCTGCCCCGATTCGCCGGCGATCACGTCGAAATCGCCGGACACGGCCCCGGCCATGTAGGCTCACCCCGTACTCGCACCAACGACGATTCGACGAAGACGGGAGGAACGGGCATGAAACGCACCATCATCGCCGCCGCGGTCTGCGGCATGACGTTGTCGGCGGTCGCCTGCGCCCCGTCTGAGAACGCGGACGACATCGACTCCTCGGCGGTGTCGTCCGTCGCCGATTCGTCCTCGCGTCCGTCGCACACCGGTGAGGCGGGCTCGTCGACGTCGGCAACGTCGCAGACTCCCTCCGAATCGACGTCCGCCGAGCCCACCGACTCCCCGGCCTCCCCGACGGCTCCCACCGACCAGGGTGCGGCCACCGGAGACGACGCACGACCCGCGACCCCCACCGCCACGCGCAGCGCCGACGGCAGGGCCCGCATCGGCGACCCCTGTCCGGGACTGGAGGGCACCCTGCGGCCGGCGGTCAACGGCGAGAACCTCATCTGCACCGGGGAACCGATCCCGCGCTGGACCGTCATCCTCGACGAACCCTCCCCCACCGACACCGCGCCCGCCCCCGGCGACGGCACGACCGAGCCCGGCGATCCGTCGCAGGGCGACGACACCACCCCGGACCCCGGCGCTGACGGCGACGGCGACGGCGACAACGACGATCATCGCGGCCCGGGCGGCACCTCGTCGCAGCGGACCACCCCGGAGCCCGACCGCCCGACGCGGTAGCGCCTACCTGCGCTTCTTGCGGTTGTAGAACGGCGTCGGTACGACGGTGGCGGTGCGCTCCTCGCCCTCGACGTCGAGCTTCAGCTCGGTGCCCTTGGTGGACAGCCAACGGTCGACGTACGCGAACGCGATGGGGTACCCGAACGTCGGAGACACCTTGGACGAGGTGACCACGCCGGCCTCGTTGCCGTCGGCGTCGCGAAGCACCGTACCGCGCTCGGGGGCCACCTTGCCCTCGATCTGCAGGCCGGCCAGGAGCTGCTTCGGCTCGGGCTGGTTGAACAGCGCGTTGCGGCCGATGAAGTTGCCCTTCGTCGGCCCCATGACGGACTTCAGGCCGGCCTCGAGCGGAGTGCGCTCGCGGGTGAGTTCGCGGCCGTACAGCGGCATGCCGGCCTCGAGGCGCAGGATGTCGCGGCACAGCAGGCCACACGGGCGCACGCCCAGGTCGGAGCCGTCATCGGCGGGATCCGCGGGGTCCGACACGGCGCCGCCGGCGGCCAGCAGCGCATCCCACACCTCGGCGCCGCGGTCGGCCGGCGGGAACACCTCGAAGCCGTCTTCGCCGGTGTAGCCGGTGCGGGCGACGATCATCTCGACGCCGGCGACCTCCAGCGAGGTGCAGGAGTAGTAGCGCAGCGCGTCGAGCGTGCCGTGCGAGTCGGCGGGCACGACGCGGCGCAGCAGCTTCGCCGCCTTCGGGCCCTGGACGGCGATGAGGGCGATCTCGGCGCTGCGGTCGACGACCTCGACGTCGTAGCCGCCGATGCGCTCGCGCAGCGTGCCGTAGACCTCGCGCATGTTGCCGGCGTTTTGGACCAGCATGAACTCGTCGACGCCGAGACGGTAGACGATGAGGTCGTCGATGATGCCGCCGTCTTCCTGGACGATCATCGTGTACTTGGCCTTGCCCAGGGCGATGGGCTTGATGGCGGAGATGAGGGTGTGCGCCAGGAAACGGGCGGCGTCGGGGCCGGAAACGCGGATCTCGCCCATCAGGGACAGGTCGAACAGGCCGACCGCCTCGCGCACCGCCTTGTGCTCCTCGAGTTCGCTCGAGTACCGGAACGGCAGCTCGTATCCGCCGACGTCGCGAATCTCCGCTCCCAGCGCCACGTGCCGGTCGTGCAGCGGGCTGCGGATCGGCGACGCCTCCGGATTCGGGTTCGCGGTCGAGTCGGTCATGGGTGCCTCCTGCTTTCGTCACGGGCCCGACGGCCCCGGGCCTGGTTGGCAACCACTCTATCCGCGCCCCGGGGTTTCCGCCTGCGGCAGGTCAGCGGCTTGCTTTGCGACGCCCACCGGGTTGTCGGGACCCGCCGAGCGCTCCGGAAAATGCCGAAACCCCGCCCCGGACACCGGATTTCTCCGGGGTCGAGGCTGGGTTTCATGGGCGTGAGGCTCGGGCGCCACCGTGGGGGCGCCCCACCCGGGGCGGTCGATGATCACCGCGCCCGGGATGCTGCGGGGGTCGCTCCTAGTGGTCGACGGCGGCTTCGGTGCCGACGCCGGTGAGGGAGCGGACCTCCATCTCGGCCTGGAGGTCATCCAGGTTGTCCGGCTTGCCGACGAAGGTGCCGACGATGCCGGCGAGGAAGCCGAGCGGGATGGAGACCAGGCCCGGGTTCTGCAGCGGGAAGAAGGACCAGTCGGCGCCCGGGACCATGGAGGTCTCGAGGCCGGAGACGGCCGGGGAGAAGAAGATCAGCAGCAGGGCGGAGCCCACGCCGACGTACATCGACGCGACCGCACCGGTGGTGTTGAACTTCTTCCAGAACAGCGACAGCAGGATGGTCGGCAGGTTCGCCGAGGCGGCGACGGCGAAGGCCAGCGCGACCAGGAAGGCGACGTTCTGCGACATGGCCAGGATGCCCAGGATGATGGACGCGATGCCCAGCACGACGACCGTGATGCGGGACACGCGGACCTGCTGCTCCTCGGTCGCGGTGCCCTTCTTGATGACGGCCTGGTAGAGGTCCTGGCCGACGGACGCCGAAGCGGTGATGGCCAGGCCGGCGACGACCGCGAGGACGGTGGCGAAGGCGACGGCGGAGATCAGTGCCATGAAGATGGAACCGCCGAGACGCAACGCCAGCAGCGGGGCCGCGGCATTCGCGCCACCCGGGGCGGCGAGGATGGCGTCGGGGCCGACCAGGGCGGCGGCGCCGAAGCCCAGGATGAGGGTCATCAGGTAGAAGGAACCGATGAGCACGATGGCCCAGGTCACGGACTTGCGGGCCTCACGGGCGGTGGGCACCGTGTAGAAGCGCATGAGCACGTGCGGCAGACCCGCGGTACCGAGCACCAGGGCCAGACCCAGGGAGATGAAGTCGAGCTTGGAGGTCTCGGTGGCGCCGTACTTCATGCCCGGCTCGAGGAGCTGGGAGCCCTTCGTTCCGGCCTCGGCCGCGGTTGCCGAGGCGTCGTGGGTGGCCACGGCCTGCTCCAGCAGGCCGACGAAGCCGGACTTGGCGGAGACGAAGACCAGGACGGTCATGATGGCGACGCCGCCGACGAGCAACACGGCCTTGATCATCTGGACGTAGGTGGTGCCCTTCATGCCGCCGATGAGGACGTAGGCGATCATGACGATGCCGACGACGGCGACGACGATGGACTGCTCGAGCTCGCCCTCCAGATTCAGCAGCACGGCGACGAGGGAGCCGGCGCCGGCCATCTGTGCGATGAGGTAGAACAGCGTGACCGCCAGGGTGGTGCAGGCGGCGGCGGTGCGCACCGGCTGCTGCTTGAGGCGGAACGCCAGCACGTCGGCCATGGTGAACTTGCCGACGTTGCGCAGCGGCTCGGCGACGAGCAGCAGCGCGACCAGCCAGGCCACGAAGAAACCGATGGAGTACAGGAATCCGTCGTAGCCGCTCAGCGCGATGGCGCCGACGATGCCGAGGAACGAGGCCGCCGACAGGTAGTCACCGGCGATGGCCAGGCCGTTCTGGGTGCCGGAGAACTGGGCGCCGCCGGTGTAGAAGTCGGAGGCGTCCTTCTTGTTGCCGCCCTTGGAGACGCGGGTGACGACCACCATCGTGATCACGATGAACGCGACGAAGACGATGATGTTGAGAATCGGGTTGCTCTTGCCGAGATCCGACTCCTGGGCGAGGAGATTCAGGGTGTTCATGTCTTACTTGGCCTCCTTGTTGCCGGAGCCGAGCTTCGCGGCGACGGCGCCGGACTCCATCTCGTCGCGGATGGCGGCCTGCATCGGCTCGAGCTTCTTGTTGGCGAAGGAGATGTACCACCACGTGATGAAGAACGTGGTGACGAACTGCAGCACGCCGAGCAGAATGCCGAGGTTGCCGAAGACCGGCATCTCGGTGCCGAACAGGTCGGGCATGTAGGTCGCCAGGAGAACGTAGGCGATGTACCAGACGAGACCGGCGACGGTCAGCGGAATGGTGAAGGAACGGAAGGTCGTGCGGAGTTCCTGGAACTCCTCGGTGCCCTGCACGTGGCGGTACTCCGCCGCGGTGGGCTTGTGCCGATCTACCGGCTGTGGGGTTGCGGACACTGGTGTGCCTTTCCGGGTCATCTTGTACGGACAATCACGGTTCACGGGGACCATTGGCCGGCCGCCCGCGGGTAACACCTCACTCGGCGTGATGCGTTGTGCGGCGCATCACACAGAAATATGTGTGCACCTGAAGTTACCTGCAACACCCCGGCCTGCGAAACGGATCACACTCACAGGGTGCCTTAAGGAAGTTCACGCCACCCCCAAAGGTTGTCCCCACCTGGAAGAACGTCACCTAACGCAGTTACCCCCGCGGCAACCCAGATTGAGTTAACGACAATTAACTGTTTGGGTTCGGAGACGATCTTCCCGCGTCCGATTGAACTGCCACACCGCTTCCACGAGCACCGCCCCCACCATGCCGGTCAGCACGGCGGCGACGCCCATCCCCGTCGGCACCGGGTGCAGATGCAGGATCGACGCGATCGGCCGGACCAGGAAAATGACGGCGTACGCCCCGGCCGCGGTGGCCAGCAGGGCGATCTTCCACGGCTCGTAGGGCCGCGCCACCACCGCCAGCACCCACAACGCGCTGATGATGAGGACGACGAGCGTCGCCGTCGACGCCGCCCCCTCGACCTCCGGCGCCGCGTCGGCACCCGGATAGGCCCACAGCCAGAACCCGAACGTCAGCATGCCGACGATGAGCCCCGAGGGCAGGGCCAGCCGAAACACCCGTGACGCGAACCCCGGCTTCGCCCGCTCGTGGTTCGGCGCCAACGACAGCACGAAGGCGGGGATGCCGATGGTGAACCAGCCCGTGATGGTCACGTGGATCGGTTCGAAGGGGTAGGCGTAGCCGATGATCCCCACCGCCAGCGCCAGGAACACGGAGTAGATGGTCTTGGTCAGGAAGAGATTGGCCACGCGCTCGATGTTGCCGATCACCCGGCGCCCCTCGGCGACCACGTGCGGCATGACGGCGAAGCGGTTGTCCAGCAGCACCAGCTGCGACACCGACCTCGTCGCGGGGGCGCCGGCGCCCATGGCCACGCCGATGTTGGCCTCCTTCAGCGCCAGGATGTCGTTGACTCCGTCGCCGGTCATGGCCACGACGTGCCCGTGCGATTGCAGCGCCCGCACCATCGCGCGTTTCTGGTCGGCGGTGACGCGGCCGAAGACGTGTCCCTCCTCCACCGCGTCGGCGAAGGCCTCCCGTTGCGCCCCTCCCCCGGCGGGGTCGGGCAGGTCGCGGGCGTCGACGGGCCGGTCGCCGCCGGGCAGATCCAACGCACGGGCCACCGCCCCGACGGACGCCGCGTTGTCGCCCGAAATGACCTTCACCGTCACGTTTTCGGCCTCGAAGTACTCGAGCGTTTCGCGGGCGTCGGGCCGCAGGGTCTGGTCGAGCACCACCAGGGCGACCGGTTCCAGCATTCCCGGGTGCTCGTCGACGTGCTCGTCGGGTCCTACCGTGACGTCCGACACGGTGGCCGCGACGTCCGGATTCGCCCGGGCCAACAGCAGAACCCGCAGCCCCTCGGCCATGAGCCCCGCCGCCCGCCCCAGCGCTGCAGACTCCTCGGCGGCGAGGATGTCCGGGGCGCCGAGCACCCACGTCCCCTCCCCCTCGAACGTCGCGCCGGCCCATTTCCGCGCCGACGTGAACGGAACCTTGTCGGCCACCTGCCACCCCGGATCGCCGACGCCGAGGCCCGCGAGATGCTCGTTGACGGCCAGGGTCGTCGCGTTCGGCCTCTCCTCCAACCCGCCCAGCGCCGCCAAAATCGGGCGGACGGCGGCTTCATCGACGTCGTCAAGCTGCACGACCTCGCGCACGTGCATCCTGTTCTCCGTCAGCGTGCCGGTCTTGTCCACGCACACGACGTTGACCCGCGCCAGCCCCTCGATCGCCGGCAACTCGTTGGTGAGCACCCGGCGGCGGCCCAGCCGGACGATGCCGATGGCGAACGCGATGGACGTCATGAGCACCAGGCCCTCGGGGACCATCGGCACCAACGACGCCACCATCGCCAACAGCGCCTCCCGCAACGGCTGCCCCGACCGGAACAACTGCGTCCAGATCACCAGCACACCCGTGGGGACGAGGATCCACGTGATCACCCGGAGAATCTTGTTGATGCCCCGCAGCAACTCCGAATCCGTCAGCGTGAACTTGCTCGCCTCCGCCGCCAACTGCGCGGCGTACGCGTTCGCGCCGACCTTCGTCGCCTGCTGCGTGCCGCCGCCGGACACGACGTGCGACCCGGAATACAACGGATCGCCGACGTTTTTGTGCACCGGATTCGACTCGCCCGTCAGCGGCGACTCGTCGACGTCCAGGCCGTCGACCGACCGGGCCACGCCGTCGACGACGATCTGATCGCCCGCGCCGAGCTCCACCAGATCGTCGACGACGATCTCCTCGCGGTCCAGCTCCCGGGTCCCGGCGCCATCGCGGATGACCATCGGCCGGGCGCGACCGACGATGGACAACTTGTCCAGCGTCCGCTTCGCCCGCAGCTCCTGGACCACCCCGACGATGGAGTTTGCGATGATGAGCAGGCCGAAGGCGCCGTTGACCCACGATCCCGTCCACAGCACGATCGCCAGCAGCACAGCCAGGATCGCGTTGATCCGCGTGAACACGTTCGCGCGGATGATGTCCGTGACCGTGCGCCCCGACGTCGGCGGCAGGTGGTTGACCAACCCCGCGCGGACGCGCTGGTCGACCTGCTCGCGCGTCAGACCGCCGGGGCCCGTGACGAACGCGGTGTCGATGCCCTCTCCGCCGTCCCCGCGCATCCTCCGGGACCGCTACTTTCCGCGGAAGACCGGGTCGCGCTTCTCCGCGCGCGCCCGGCCCGCCTCGGCGGCGTCCTCCGACGCCCACACCGCCTCATACAGCTCGCGCTGGTCCGGCTTCGGCGGCAGGTTCGTCTCGTCGTCGTTGAGCACCATCTTGTGGTAAGCGAGGCTCATCGGCGCGAACGACGCGATGCGCTCGGCGACCTCCCGGGTGACGGTGGAATCGCCCAGGTAGGACGCCAGGCCGCAGGACTTCGCCTCGGCCTGGTCGATCTGCTCGGCGGCCAGCAGGATGGTGCGGGCGCGGGCGCCGCCGACCAGCACGCGGGTGCGGCGGACCGTCCACGCGTCGACGGCGATGCCGAGCTTGACCGGCGGGATCATGAACCAGCCTCGTTCGCCCACCACGCGCAGGTCCGCGGCCATGGACAGCTGCATGCCGGCGCCGACCGCCGCGCCCTGCACGTCGGCGATGATGATGCGCGGGCATTCCTGCAACGCGTGGAGCATGCGGGCAAGCTGAACGTGGAAGTTGCCGTCGCTGTGCTGGCCGCCGAGATCGGCGCCGGCGCAGAACGCGCGGCCCTCGCCGCGAATGACGATGACCCGGCACTCCTCGCGCTCCGGCGCGGCCTCCACCGCGTCGGCGATGTCGGAGCACACGCCGACGTTGAGGGAATTGCGCTTGTGATCGCGGTCGATGGTGATGACGGTGATCGGGCCGTCGTGCTCGACGCGGATCTCGGAGTTCTCGGGGGCCACGCTGGACTCAGACATGTTTCCGAATCTACCGGGGTGCGGCCGTCACCGTTTACTCATCGCCGAAGAAACGGGGGTCGCCGCCGATGCGGGAGTCCGGGTCGGCCAGGCCCGCGATGGCGGCCATGTGCTCGTCGGACAGTTCGAAGTCGAGCACGCCGAGGTTTTCGGCCATGCGCCCCTCGTCGGCGGATTTCGGGATCGCCACCAGACCCCGCTGCAGGTGCCACCGCAGCGTCACCTGGGCGGGGGTGCGGCCGAGCTCGGCCGCGACGTCGGCGATGGGCCCGGACGCGAACTGCTTGGCCCGGCCGAGCGGGGCCCAGCTTTGCGTGACGACGCCCCGCCGACGGTCGTCGTCGACCTGCTCATCCTGGGGCAGGCCGGGGTGCAGTTCGATCTGGTTGACGGCCGGGGCTTCGGGCAGCTCGTCGAGCACGTCGGAGTAGAAATTGGCGACGCCGGCGGATCGCGTCAGCCCTTCGTCGCGAAGCACCATGATTTCGCCGTAGCTCTCCGCGAACAGCCCCTGCTTCGGGCAGGGCCAGTGGACGAGCAGCAGGTCGACGTAATCGAGACCGAGCCTGCGCAGCGAGTCACCGGCCGAACGGCGGGTGTCGGCGGCGCGGTGGGCGTCGTTCCACACCTTGGTGGTCACGAACAGGTCCCCGCGGGCGACGTCGCCGGCCGCGATGGCGTCGGCGATGCCCTGGCCGACGCCGACTTCGTTGCCGTACAGCGAGGCGGTGTCGATGTGCCGGTAGCCGATCGAGATGGCGTGCCGGACGCAGCGGCGGGCGGTGGCGTCGTCCATGCGCCACGTGCCCAGGCCGATCTGCGGGATGGAGTTGCCGTCGTTGAGGGACAACGACGGAATGGTTCCGGTGGAGGGGGTGCCGTTGATTTCTTCGTTGGCCATGTCCCCTTTTGTACTCGGGTTCGGGCGTGCGCGTCCCCGACGGCTACTCGGCGCCGGCGGCCTTCGGCTTCACGCGGTCGTGGAGCTCCGGGTACCAGAAGCGGTCGGGGTCGGCGAGCTCCCAGTCGTCGGCCCACGCGTGGAAGCGGGTGCCCGACAGCAGCTCCCCGGGCTCGAGCCAGTTGTACAGCTCGGCGTAGGTTTCGGCGTACTCGTCGGAGGTGCGGCGGAAGAGCATCGACGGCGACAGCTGGTCGAAGCTTTCCAGGCCCATCGACGCGAGCATGCCCACGGCCTCCTGGACGGTGGCGTCGTGGAAGTTGCGCACGCGGTTGGCCTTGTCTTCGACGTCGACGGCCTTCCAGCGTCGCGGGTCCTGGGTGGCCACGCCGACGGGGCATTCGTTGGTGTGGCACAGCTGGGACTGGATGCAGCCGGTGGCCATCATCATGCCGCGGGCCGAGGCCATGAAGTCGGCGCCCTGGCACATGCGCTTGATGATGTCGAAGCCGGTGACGATCTTGCCGGTCGCGCCGATCTTGACGCGGTCGCGCAGGCCGGCGCCGACGAGCGCGTTGTGCACGAGGACCAGGCCGTCGGTCAGCGGCATGCCGACGCGGTCGGAGTACTCCAGGGGCGCGGCGCCCGTGCCGCCCTCGGCGCCGTCGACGATGATGAAGTCCGGCGTGATGTCCTCGGCCACCATGGCCTTGCACACGGCGAGGAATTCGATGCGGGAACCGGCGCAGATCTTGAAGCCGACGGGCTTGCCGCCGTTGAGTTCGCGCATGGTGCCCATGAAGCGGACCAGTTCGCGCGGGGTGGAGTACACGCGGTGGAACGGCGGGCTGACGACGCCCTGGCCGACGCGCACGCCTCGGGTTTCGGCGATGATCTCGTCGACCTTGTCGCCGGGCAGCATGCCGCCGAGGCCGGGCTTCGCACCCTGGCTGACCTTGAGGTAGGTGGCCTTGACCTGGGGCAGCGCGGCGCGTTCGCGGAACTTCTCGGGGTCGAAGTCGCC
Encoded proteins:
- a CDS encoding neocarzinostatin apoprotein domain-containing protein → MTVPAPHRACSPATDARPTAGRRHLRLPLAAIAVGAVVMIGGGPLPTPTAGATPGPPASLASPLLSPPSLPGGFPALPFPGGAADRDASDGPRFTLSARDGLDDDSVLTITGAGYAPGENIYVTQTIEKPASGYPQTYGEAVKVSVDDAGAFTTELPVDVTFGDVDCRTTQCYVATFTAFPKLADRSQDVWEPIHFDGAATPAAPAESGPAGSPAAPTRPGAPAATAPSPSTGGAPAATASAHGPSVTLSTNQIAATGVTSITVTGTGFATTGPGIYVGVAEKAKFSHTDASAFGAVNYVKTAEMGADGSFTTIVDVEPVFAAGNCIDNACAMFTFAAHGSSDRSQDTVTDLVVGGTAEEKAAASAAAPATTGTGGKAGSKPVGSKSTPGTGSGQPPGLGTGTGADEAADDAATTTEATLAASGSPMATLSAGLIGAVTGAALFGAGMLLGRRTRRTDSDG
- the gcvT gene encoding glycine cleavage system aminomethyltransferase GcvT, with translation MTDSTANPNPEASPIRSPLHDRHVALGAEIRDVGGYELPFRYSSELEEHKAVREAVGLFDLSLMGEIRVSGPDAARFLAHTLISAIKPIALGKAKYTMIVQEDGGIIDDLIVYRLGVDEFMLVQNAGNMREVYGTLRERIGGYDVEVVDRSAEIALIAVQGPKAAKLLRRVVPADSHGTLDALRYYSCTSLEVAGVEMIVARTGYTGEDGFEVFPPADRGAEVWDALLAAGGAVSDPADPADDGSDLGVRPCGLLCRDILRLEAGMPLYGRELTRERTPLEAGLKSVMGPTKGNFIGRNALFNQPEPKQLLAGLQIEGKVAPERGTVLRDADGNEAGVVTSSKVSPTFGYPIAFAYVDRWLSTKGTELKLDVEGEERTATVVPTPFYNRKKRR
- a CDS encoding solute symporter family protein, with amino-acid sequence MNTLNLLAQESDLGKSNPILNIIVFVAFIVITMVVVTRVSKGGNKKDASDFYTGGAQFSGTQNGLAIAGDYLSAASFLGIVGAIALSGYDGFLYSIGFFVAWLVALLLVAEPLRNVGKFTMADVLAFRLKQQPVRTAAACTTLAVTLFYLIAQMAGAGSLVAVLLNLEGELEQSIVVAVVGIVMIAYVLIGGMKGTTYVQMIKAVLLVGGVAIMTVLVFVSAKSGFVGLLEQAVATHDASATAAEAGTKGSQLLEPGMKYGATETSKLDFISLGLALVLGTAGLPHVLMRFYTVPTAREARKSVTWAIVLIGSFYLMTLILGFGAAALVGPDAILAAPGGANAAAPLLALRLGGSIFMALISAVAFATVLAVVAGLAITASASVGQDLYQAVIKKGTATEEQQVRVSRITVVVLGIASIILGILAMSQNVAFLVALAFAVAASANLPTILLSLFWKKFNTTGAVASMYVGVGSALLLIFFSPAVSGLETSMVPGADWSFFPLQNPGLVSIPLGFLAGIVGTFVGKPDNLDDLQAEMEVRSLTGVGTEAAVDH
- a CDS encoding DUF485 domain-containing protein is translated as MTRKGTPVSATPQPVDRHKPTAAEYRHVQGTEEFQELRTTFRSFTIPLTVAGLVWYIAYVLLATYMPDLFGTEMPVFGNLGILLGVLQFVTTFFITWWYISFANKKLEPMQAAIRDEMESGAVAAKLGSGNKEAK
- a CDS encoding HAD-IC family P-type ATPase, whose protein sequence is MRGDGGEGIDTAFVTGPGGLTREQVDQRVRAGLVNHLPPTSGRTVTDIIRANVFTRINAILAVLLAIVLWTGSWVNGAFGLLIIANSIVGVVQELRAKRTLDKLSIVGRARPMVIRDGAGTRELDREEIVVDDLVELGAGDQIVVDGVARSVDGLDVDESPLTGESNPVHKNVGDPLYSGSHVVSGGGTQQATKVGANAYAAQLAAEASKFTLTDSELLRGINKILRVITWILVPTGVLVIWTQLFRSGQPLREALLAMVASLVPMVPEGLVLMTSIAFAIGIVRLGRRRVLTNELPAIEGLARVNVVCVDKTGTLTENRMHVREVVQLDDVDEAAVRPILAALGGLEERPNATTLAVNEHLAGLGVGDPGWQVADKVPFTSARKWAGATFEGEGTWVLGAPDILAAEESAALGRAAGLMAEGLRVLLLARANPDVAATVSDVTVGPDEHVDEHPGMLEPVALVVLDQTLRPDARETLEYFEAENVTVKVISGDNAASVGAVARALDLPGGDRPVDARDLPDPAGGGAQREAFADAVEEGHVFGRVTADQKRAMVRALQSHGHVVAMTGDGVNDILALKEANIGVAMGAGAPATRSVSQLVLLDNRFAVMPHVVAEGRRVIGNIERVANLFLTKTIYSVFLALAVGIIGYAYPFEPIHVTITGWFTIGIPAFVLSLAPNHERAKPGFASRVFRLALPSGLIVGMLTFGFWLWAYPGADAAPEVEGAASTATLVVLIISALWVLAVVARPYEPWKIALLATAAGAYAVIFLVRPIASILHLHPVPTGMGVAAVLTGMVGAVLVEAVWQFNRTREDRLRTQTVNCR
- a CDS encoding enoyl-CoA hydratase; its protein translation is MSESSVAPENSEIRVEHDGPITVITIDRDHKRNSLNVGVCSDIADAVEAAPEREECRVIVIRGEGRAFCAGADLGGQHSDGNFHVQLARMLHALQECPRIIIADVQGAAVGAGMQLSMAADLRVVGERGWFMIPPVKLGIAVDAWTVRRTRVLVGGARARTILLAAEQIDQAEAKSCGLASYLGDSTVTREVAERIASFAPMSLAYHKMVLNDDETNLPPKPDQRELYEAVWASEDAAEAGRARAEKRDPVFRGK
- a CDS encoding aldo/keto reductase gives rise to the protein MANEEINGTPSTGTIPSLSLNDGNSIPQIGLGTWRMDDATARRCVRHAISIGYRHIDTASLYGNEVGVGQGIADAIAAGDVARGDLFVTTKVWNDAHRAADTRRSAGDSLRRLGLDYVDLLLVHWPCPKQGLFAESYGEIMVLRDEGLTRSAGVANFYSDVLDELPEAPAVNQIELHPGLPQDEQVDDDRRRGVVTQSWAPLGRAKQFASGPIADVAAELGRTPAQVTLRWHLQRGLVAIPKSADEGRMAENLGVLDFELSDEHMAAIAGLADPDSRIGGDPRFFGDE
- a CDS encoding FMN-binding glutamate synthase family protein is translated as MITRPTILGILFVANVIALALTVFVSPWWAVLLAVVVFLDLVAVYDVLIQKKHTLLRIYPILGHARYLLESIRPETQQYFIERNFDGTPFDRDTRSVIYQRAKGIGAKKSFGTEREITAPGYEYIPHSMAPSRTVNANPRVTLGGKDTTQPYDVSIFNVAAMSFGALSPNAVLAMNKGAAMGGFIHDTGEGSISPYHLKYGADLFWEIGSGYFGCRTEDGDFDPEKFRERAALPQVKATYLKVSQGAKPGLGGMLPGDKVDEIIAETRGVRVGQGVVSPPFHRVYSTPRELVRFMGTMRELNGGKPVGFKICAGSRIEFLAVCKAMVAEDITPDFIIVDGAEGGTGAAPLEYSDRVGMPLTDGLVLVHNALVGAGLRDRVKIGATGKIVTGFDIIKRMCQGADFMASARGMMMATGCIQSQLCHTNECPVGVATQDPRRWKAVDVEDKANRVRNFHDATVQEAVGMLASMGLESFDQLSPSMLFRRTSDEYAETYAELYNWLEPGELLSGTRFHAWADDWELADPDRFWYPELHDRVKPKAAGAE